One Baekduia alba genomic window, GTCGGGGTGCCGCGCGCGATCACGCGGCCGTGGTCGAGGACGACGATGTCATCGCACAGCTGGTCGGCCTCTTCGAGGTACTGCGTGGTCAGCACGAGCGTCGTGCCGTCGGCGACGAGCTCGCGCAGGAGGTCCCACAGGTCGTTGCGCGACCGTGGGTCCAGGCCGGTCGTCGGCTCGTCGAGGAACAGGACCGGTGGCGCGGTCACGAGGCTCGCGGCCAGGTCCAGCCGCCGGCGCATGCCGCCGGAGTAGGTCCGGGTGAGGCGGTGCGCGGCGTCCTCGAGCCCGAAGCGCGCCAGCAGCTCGCCGGCGCGCGCCTTCGCGACGCGCCGTCCGAGGTGGTTCAGCCGGCCGATCATCTCGAGGTTGAACCGCCCGGTGAGCAGCTCGTCGACGGTGGCGTGCTGGCCGGCCAGGCCGATGCGCTCGCGGACCGCCTGGGGATCGGCGGCCACGTCGACGCCGGCGACCGTCGCGCGCCCGGCGGACGGCTTCAGCAGCGTCGTCAGCAGCTTCACGGTGGTGGTCTTGCCGGCGCCGTTGGGGCCGAGCAGCCCGAGGACGGAGCCCGCGGGGACGTCGAGGTCGACGTCGCGAAGGACCCAGGCGTCGCCGAAGCGCTTGCCCAGGCCCTCGGCGACGACGCCGGAGGGGGGAGAGGTGAGAGAGGTCATCGGTTCCATCGAGTTCGAGGTTGTTCGTACGGTGTACGTCTACCGTACGGCGTACGATGGCAGTACGCTGTACGAATGTCAAGCGACCCTCCGCGCAAGCGCCCGACCCGCCAGGAGCGTGAGGAGCAGGCGGCCGCACGCCGGCGCAAGCGCGGGCGTGGCCGCCCCGGCGAGGACCCGCAGGGCAACATGGGCGTGCCGAGCCTCGGGGTCGACGGGCCCTTCGGCCTCCTCTGGGCCGACCCGCGCGAGGTCGCGCCGGCCGGCCCCCGCCGCGGCGGTCGCGGCCGGAGCGGCGGCGGCCTGCTCACGCGCGACGAGATCGTCCGCGCCGCGCTGCAGATCGCCGCCACGGACGGGGCGGAGGCGATCTCGATGCGCCGCATCGCGTCCGAGCTCGGCGTCGGGACGATGTCGCTCTACCACCACGTCCCGACCAAGGACGACCTCCTCGACCTCATGCAGGACGTCGTGATGGGCGAGCTCGTGATCCCCGATGACGAGCTGCCGGGCAACTGGCGCGACGCCCTCGCGGCGATCAGCCGCCGCACCTACCTCGTGTATCGCCGACACCAGTGGATGGTGTCCGGCGTGTGGGAGCGGCCGCAGATGGGCCCGCGCGCGTTCGCCCACATCGAGCAGTCGCTCGGGATCTTCGCCGGGCTCGACCTCGGCGTGCAGGAGATCGGCGAGATCCTCGGCGCGGCCGACGACTACGTGATCGGGTTCGTCACGCGCCAGGTGGCGACCGAGCGCGCGCTCCGGCGCTCCGGCCTGTCCATGGAGGCCTACCAGCAGGCGCTCGAGCCCTACGTGCAGCGCCTGGTCGCGCAGGGCGACTACCCCAACCTGCGGCGCTTCGTCGCCGAGGCCGGGCAGGCGGAGGACGAGCCGCGCTTCGAGCGCGGGCTGGCCTTCATGTTGGACGGGGTCGCCGCCGCGCTGGAGCGCCGCGACCCGTCCGGCGCCTGACGGTTCACCTCCCGGTCACATCATGTTGGCCGGCCGTTCACAGAAGGCCCTGCAAACCTGAGGATTCTGCCGTGCATGACCGCGCGTACGAGCCGGGCCGACCTGCACTGCCACTCGACCGCCTCGCAGCTGTCGAAGCTCGGGGTCCAGCGCGCGCTCGGACTTCCCGAGTGCGCGACGCCGCCGCACGAGGTCCTGGAGCTCGCGCTCGCGCGCGGCATGGACTTCGTCACGATCACCGACCACGACACGATCGCCGGCGTCCTGGAGATCGCGGGCGACCCGCGCGTCTTCATCTCGGTCGAGCTGACCTGCTGGTTCCGCGAGGAGCCGCAGGCCGTCCACGTGCTGTGCCTCGGGATCACGCCCGACCAGTTCGCCGAGCTGCAGGCCATCAGCAACTGCGTGGAGTCGGTCGCCGAGCACCTGCACGACCGCGAGATCGCCTGCGCGCTCGCGCACCCGTTCTACGCGGTCGAGGCGCCGCTGACCCCGCGCCATCGCCGGCGGCTCGCGCAGCTCTTCCCAGTCTGGGAGGTCCGCAACGGCGCGCGGGCCCAGGAGCTCAACCTCCCCGCCTCCATCTACGTCGAGACGCACGGCGGCACCGGCGTCGGCGGCTCCGACGACCACGCCGGGGTCGACATCGGCCGCACGTTCACCGAGACGCCGCTCGCCGAGACGCCGTTCGCGTTCCTCCAGCACATCCGCCAGGGCCGGGCGCGCGCGGCCGGCGACCAGGGCAGCGCCGCCAAGTGGGCGCATGCCGCGATGGCGCTCGCCGTCCGCTCGCTCGACCACGACGGCGCGCGCCGGACCGAGGACGACAACCTGGATCCCGCCACCGTCCTGCGGATGGTCGAGCGCGTGATGAGCGACGGCGAGGCGCGCAGCGGCGCGATGGGCGCCGACCTCCAGCCCGCCGACGCCCGCGGGCTGCTGCGCGCCTGGCTCGACGCGGTCGACCTCGGCCACCTCGGCAGCGCCGACCTGCTCGCCGCGATGCAGGACGACGAGTTCCGCCACGCCGACCTCTTCCGCCGCGCGCGCCGCACCCACGAGCGCAAGCTCGCCCGCGTGGTCGACGAGATCGTCGCGGGCGTCGGCGCGCACGGCGCCCAGGGCCTCGCCGCGGGCGCCGCGAACCTCTTCGACGCCTGCGTCGCCGCGATCCCCTACGCGCCGGCC contains:
- a CDS encoding TetR/AcrR family transcriptional regulator, which gives rise to MSSDPPRKRPTRQEREEQAAARRRKRGRGRPGEDPQGNMGVPSLGVDGPFGLLWADPREVAPAGPRRGGRGRSGGGLLTRDEIVRAALQIAATDGAEAISMRRIASELGVGTMSLYHHVPTKDDLLDLMQDVVMGELVIPDDELPGNWRDALAAISRRTYLVYRRHQWMVSGVWERPQMGPRAFAHIEQSLGIFAGLDLGVQEIGEILGAADDYVIGFVTRQVATERALRRSGLSMEAYQQALEPYVQRLVAQGDYPNLRRFVAEAGQAEDEPRFERGLAFMLDGVAAALERRDPSGA